The DNA window CTTAGCCTTGGGTTGCCTGACCAAACATTCCCAACGGCTTACTTTCCAGCTTACGTTTGCGGACGTTCTGCCAGACGTGAATGTGGATGACCAATTCGTCCAGTTAGATAAGGCCCAGAAGCGACTCATGCAGCCCCTTAAATACGAGGGCCTGCGGTTGGGCAAGCGCTTCAGCCACCGTATTCCTATGTTCACCGAGATGAGCATCGACCAGGACACCGGGCTGATGACCGGCGTGTTCAATGACTACCTGAGACAATATTTGCTGGAACTAGCCGACGAGTACACCGCCCCCAAACTGGAGGCGCTGCTTATGCACCGCTAAGCCCACCGTCCGCACTCTTGAGCCTTGGTCCAAAGTTTGGCTCAGGTACTACATCACTCCATCAAGCAAATGGTGAAATCCTAACGGGCACACGCAAACAAGATTTAAGTGGCAGCAGGAACAGGCAGCTAATGCATTACTGGAATAAGGTCTGCCGCTTCACATAAAATAAGTTATAAATCCGCTCTTAGGAGATTGGCGATTTTTGTTCCTATAGTCCTTGCCATGCCAATAGTACTTTACCCACAAATACCCCCCGGCTGGTGGAACAACCGGGGGGGAGAAGCGGGTGCTGGTACACCCGGCCTGCTGCTCTATGAAATGGGAGTACTCAAAGTTAGCCCTCGTTTTCAGAATCATAGGGGGGACTACTTGCCGGCTACTGTGTCCGCCCCAATGGGGGGAAAGTACTGCTTCGCCAGTTTGGTTAGCTCCCGCCTATCCTTGCTCTTGCGCTCGCTCATATCCTGGCGGAAGGTTCTGACCTGCTTCTGATACGCATCGCGCTCCTTTGTGCTGCTCTTCGCCAAGCTATACACCAAGCTATAGTCCGCTTGAGAAACTCCCCTAAAAGCCCCGAACGCCCACGAAAACAGCAACGTAACCACCACTGACCCCACCACCAAGCCCGTAGGCCAGCGCCAGCCGTCCGTGAAACTCACTGGGACGGAACGAGGTGCAGCGGCCGTAGCCGCCCGATACTCCGCCGCGGCCGCCGTGGTTTGGCGGGCACTCTCCTGCATAGTGGCCATCAGCTGTTGCATAGTGGCCGTTACCTGCTGCACACTGACCACCGTACCCGCCTTGATGGCGGCCTCCATACGCACCGCAGCATCCTTACCGGCCTGGGCCAGCGTAGCGGGCGTGGGCAGCAAGGGCAGCAGTTCCGGCACGAGTAGCGCGGCGACCTCCTTCGCCGGAAGGGTGATGGTCGGCCGGCTTTTGGCCTCCACCTGGGCCATCAGTGCCTGCAAGTCCGCCACGCTGGCCGGCTTACCTCGTTTTAGCAACGCATCAACTGCGTCGCGGATTTCGCCGATGGTACCGTACAGGTCTATTTCGGGATTCATAGAATAACAGAAAGAATGAAAAAAGGGGGTTATATTTCCATACCCCCGTCGCGGGGACGGTCGGGAATTTGCGGCTGCTGCGGCGCTTTCGTCACTTGGCGGACCTGCTCCTGAGCCTTGCGGGCTTGCTCCTGCTCTTGGTCTTTGCGGGCCTGGTCGCGAGCCTGGGCTTGGCGGGCTTGCTCCTGAAACTGACGGTTCAGCTTTTCCGCCGCCTCCAGCTGGCGCTTCGCTCGCCCCGCATCATACGTTTCTGCGGCCTGGTTCGCGTTCTGCGCGAGCCCCGAGCCCTGCGCCTGGTACTGGGCAAATGCCTGATGCAACTTACTAGCACTGTACTCTTTGGCAACTTCGCTGCCCTTGAAGCGGTGCCCTTCCTTCTCAAACACCACCCCGTACACCTGCGGCCCGTCCTTTTTCTGGTGGGTGCTGGGGTACAGCTGCACCCCGTGGCGGGTCAGCTTGGCTTGCAGCTCTTCCCAATTGCCCGAATAGGGCGCGGTATGCTTCAGGGCATTGCCCACCTCGTGGCGCGCCCGCTGCCATTCTGCATCCCGCCGGGCACTGGGCGTCTTCGCCGTGACTTGTCGATGAGTCTTCTCCACCTCACGGGCCTGCTCCCGGCCGCGCTGCTCGGCCACCGTCAGGCCCATCTCTGCCTCAATCTCCTTGCACACGCGCCGGCTCTCCTGGCCGATGAAGTTGTCGGGAATCGTTTTGCCGTAGTTGTCCACCCTGTTAACTACCAGGTGCGCGTGCGGATGGTCCTTGTCAAAGTGCCCGGTCAGCGACCACTGGGTATTGGACCATTGCTTACCCTCGCCGTCCAT is part of the Hymenobacter monticola genome and encodes:
- a CDS encoding replication initiation protein, coding for MKAIPLNAEHPALPSDLLIHCPLALEPVEAHLFVLALGCLTKHSQRLTFQLTFADVLPDVNVDDQFVQLDKAQKRLMQPLKYEGLRLGKRFSHRIPMFTEMSIDQDTGLMTGVFNDYLRQYLLELADEYTAPKLEALLMHR
- a CDS encoding relaxase/mobilization nuclease domain-containing protein; amino-acid sequence: MIGKVKIGKSFAGICRYVLQEDKQAQVLDAEGVRTDSAAHMAQDFEFQQAQRPGLGNAVLHVALALPAEDAAGRSREEVAELLRQIGRAYVAKMDGEGKQWSNTQWSLTGHFDKDHPHAHLVVNRVDNYGKTIPDNFIGQESRRVCKEIEAEMGLTVAEQRGREQAREVEKTHRQVTAKTPSARRDAEWQRARHEVGNALKHTAPYSGNWEELQAKLTRHGVQLYPSTHQKKDGPQVYGVVFEKEGHRFKGSEVAKEYSASKLHQAFAQYQAQGSGLAQNANQAAETYDAGRAKRQLEAAEKLNRQFQEQARQAQARDQARKDQEQEQARKAQEQVRQVTKAPQQPQIPDRPRDGGMEI